From the genome of Loxodonta africana isolate mLoxAfr1 chromosome 4, mLoxAfr1.hap2, whole genome shotgun sequence:
TCTGACTTTCAATAAGGTTGTATGTGTTGGAAAATGTTGTAGGTGTTGGAAAGGCAAAAGTGGATAGATGACTAAGAACAAAGGAGTCAGAATTGAAGAAATGTCAAACTATCCTTCCCTTTTCTGAGAAAAGCTAAATCTTTAACTGACTTTTTGTCTTTTGCACTGATTTACTCtcccaaaataagaaaaaaaataaaaataaaacggGAAACCTTCATTGGGATTGAAGCAATGATACAAAGGTGGTTCTGGTTGAGGAAGAACGTTGCGGCATGTCTCTTTTATAGAGGTAGTATTTTGGGTCATAAAAGTTGGGTTAAAATCCCTGCCCTATCACTTTAAGCAGTGTGATAATCTAAAGTtttttgagtttggtttttaacCTGCTTTCACCGAAATTTTCACctgtaaaagaaaagaaaataaagtattgCTGTCATTATGTGGGTGCTTTGAATTTCCCTTGAAGGGAAATAACATACTCTCTTAGCCAACTTCCAGCTCCACACTTGGATATATTGTTAATGTAGTCTTCTTTTCAAGCTTGTCCTTTGTGTTTTCTCCTATAGATctggcaggaaaaaaagaaagaagcaactgAAGAATGAGAAACCATACAGCAATAACAGAGTTTGTCCTCTTGGGATTGTCAGATGACCCAAAGCTTCAgattgtgatttttgtctttctgCTTATCACCTACATGCTCAGCATCACTGGGAACCTGACCATTATCACCCTCACTCTGCTGGATTCCCACCTCCAGacccccatgtatttcttcctcaggaatttCTCCTTATTAGAAGTTTCATTCACAACTGTCAGTATACCCAGATTCCTGGGCACCATTATTACAGAAGATAAAACCATTTCCTTTAATAACTGCATTgctcagttattttttttaattctcttggggGTCACTGAGTTTTACCTCCTGactgccatgtcctatgaccgctacgtggccatctgcaaacccctgcattacgTGACTATCATGAATCGCAGAGTCTGCACACTGCTTGTCTTCTCTTCATGGCTGGCTTCATTCTTAATTATATTCCCTGTGCTCATGTTGCTGTTAAAGCTCGATTACTGTAGATCTAACATTATTGACCATTTTACCTGTGACTATTTTCCCTTGCTGCAACTTTCTTGTTCAGACACAAAATCCCTAGAGATAATGGGTTTTTCCTATGCTGTGTTTATTCTAATATTCACATTGGCATTAGTAATTCTGTGTTACATATATATCATCAGGACAATTTTGAGAATTCCCTCTGCGAGTCAGAGGACAAAGGCTATTTCCAcatgttcttcccacatgattgtCTTATCCATCTCTTATAGTAGCTGCATTTTTGTGTATGTTAAACCTTCAGCAGAAGAGAGGGTGGCTTTGAGCAAAGGAGTAGCTGTGCTAAACATCTCAGTAGCTCCCATGCTGAACCCTTTTATTTATAGCCTAAGGAATCAACAAGTCAAGCAAGCTTTCATGGACATGGTAAGGAGGACTGTGTTTTTCACAAGCAAATGAAAAGACGTGGTGTCATGAATTAGAGGCACACAGAAgggcaatttaaaaataaacatgaatTTTCAGTATCCTGTTCAAATCAAAATGGCCTCCCTTTCATTCATGTTCACgcatacattttttatttttctgtaataaTTACAGGGATATTTGTTAATATATTTCTCATCTTCTTAAAATACTTCTTTTATATCTTTCTGACTCCCCCTTCTTCTAGACAGCTTTGTTAATCATAATTTCTTCAACAATAATTATTTTGAAGAGCGAAATTATGTTTTGAGTTGTGGTTAGGAAAACAGTAATCCGAGAAATACAAGAGCCACTCTAAAAATATTCCTATGATATTTCAGTTACTATACACAGAACATAAttttttcacttgtgtttttttttttttttttgacagggaTGTGATTCCCATCATGCAGTTTCTCTAGGAAATATGGTTGAGGGGGATTCCatataatttaaagaaaaacgaaaaaagatttgttttaaaaagcaaaaaaagaaaaattattcctcACTTTAATATGTTATGACCATGTAATTTACATATTAATAAAGCAGCCTAGATCATTATCAATACATATTTCTTTAGGCTAAATAGACCTCTTTCATCCTATAATCTCCCCTAATAAATAAGTAGGtaggtatatacatacatatatacatgcaggtgtgcatacatacatacatacacagatgctgcaaaaaatactgaatggagaggcagagccaacgtTGCACCCTAGACAGACACATGATGTCATCCTTCTGCAGCAACTATGTGacaaagtaaaacagatacaaacgtcaatcctggaaccctaagcattgAATGAAGggtaaagaactagatcaaatactgaatggaagaaaaaaataattaaaaagaatagGGAGAGATATGGTTGGAGGTCacctgccaactaacatggcacagctttgccatcttggagcacagcaaGCAATGACCCTGGGCAGGGAGTAAGGGAAGACAACTccacggagctcccaacaggagacacagCACCCTGTAACCAGGGAAACATTCTT
Proteins encoded in this window:
- the LOC100657784 gene encoding olfactory receptor 6C1-like — its product is MRNHTAITEFVLLGLSDDPKLQIVIFVFLLITYMLSITGNLTIITLTLLDSHLQTPMYFFLRNFSLLEVSFTTVSIPRFLGTIITEDKTISFNNCIAQLFFLILLGVTEFYLLTAMSYDRYVAICKPLHYVTIMNRRVCTLLVFSSWLASFLIIFPVLMLLLKLDYCRSNIIDHFTCDYFPLLQLSCSDTKSLEIMGFSYAVFILIFTLALVILCYIYIIRTILRIPSASQRTKAISTCSSHMIVLSISYSSCIFVYVKPSAEERVALSKGVAVLNISVAPMLNPFIYSLRNQQVKQAFMDMVRRTVFFTSK